A part of Flavobacteriaceae bacterium GSB9 genomic DNA contains:
- a CDS encoding T9SS type A sorting domain-containing protein, translating into MNKITCIGLLFFTIWSNAQNCNSNTTVVPSYTAKNTEDLELVTSSIYAGEYVTVTNILEEKYTFTSEYLNSNDFITIRNASGSVVLAESVSPLTYTFQSADIPTGEIRVIIHLSNSCDGDSNNHTVNLQKVPTCYKPEAPRVSYLSNTRLDFYWSAPSTGPSPSNYDWEIGITGFTPGTGNHVANGSTGGVLEASSGENALMANTTYQVAIRSNCGSEDYSNWLITPNITTLSTDPPSNDICSGATLIIQETGKAIDGSDATSVPGSVLGGAETNEDAEICNAKSANARDDVWYRFLAQTTDINIALDPLFDGRLSLFSGDCNTLSLLDCSDGITGTGDEQITYNNLTIGQTYYFRVYSQGFKATNPNFTYKLWSSQSITDGDVDGYSTDGGDCDDFESTVYPGAPEICDGLDNDCNGQIDEGLAKVDYYPDNDGDGYGDSSAPATSVCSALQPVNTVTNNTDCDDNNAGINVPITYYVDADGDGFGSTTTEDLCETSAPVGYSENNTDCDDGDVNLNPDTTWYADSDGDGYGNNAVTLTQCEQPANYVLDNSDCDDSDVNLNPDTVWYTDSDGDGYGDLNVAQLSCNQPSGYVSNSLDCNDSNININPDAAEVCDGIDNDCDGLIDDADDSIAGQDTWYADNDGDGYGDLNVTQLSCNQPSGYVSNSLDCNDSDININPDAAEVCDGIDNDCDGLIDDADGSIAGQDTWYADNDGDGYGDLNVTQLSCNQPSGYVSNSLDCNDSDININPDATEVCDGIDNDCDGLIDDADGSIAGQDTWYADNDGDGYGDLNVTQLSCNQPSGYVSNSLDCNDSDININPDATEVCDGIDNDCDGLIDDADGSIAGQDIWYADNDGDGYGDLNVTQLSCNQPSGYVSNSLDCNDSDININPDATEVCDGIDNDCDGLIDDADGSIAGQDIWYADNDGDGYGDLNVTQLSCNQASGYVSNSLDCNDSDINVNPDATEVCDGIDNDCDGQIDEGVKNTYYADTDGDGYGDASASILACSAPEGYVSNNTDCNDNEANAYPGNVEVCDGIDNDCDGQVDEGATNNYYADSDGDGYGNASASILACSAPEGYVSNNTDCNDNEANAYPGNVEVCDGIDNDCDGQVDEGVKNTYYADSDGDGYGDFGNSQLSCNQPLGYVSNSLDCNDADVNINPLAIEICDGIDNDCDGLIDDADDNITGQDTWYADNDNDGYGDFTNSYLSCNKPIGYVSNSLDCDDTDANINPNATEICDGIDNDCDGQIDDADNDITGQYTWYADSDNDGYGDFENSQLSCIQPLGYVSNSLDCNDTDVNVNPAATEICDGIDNNCDGQVDEDVKNTYYADTDGDGYGNASASILACSAPEGYVSNNTDCNDNEANAYPGNVEVCDGIDNDCDGQVDEGVKNTYYADTDGDGYGDSGSSILACSAPNGYVSDNTDCDDTEVDAYPGNTEVCDGIDNDCDGQVDEGVTNTYYADSDGDGFGDAGSSILACSAPNGYVSDNTDCDDTEADAYPGNLEVCDGIDNDCDGQVDEGVENTYYADTDGDGYGDASASILACSAPAGYVSNNTDCDDTEADAYTGNVEVCDGIDNDCDGQVDEGVKNTYYADTDGDGYGDMNNALEACSQPAGYVTDSTDCDDTDANINPGEVEIPNNGTDENCDGTDASLWYQDLDGDGFGNPNISQQSNTQPAGYVGNNTDCNDNESASYPGNVEVCDGIDNDCDGQVDEGVKNTYYADTDGDGYGDASATILACSAPEGYVIDNTDCNDNEANAYPGNVEVCDGIDNDCDGQVDEGVKNTYYADTDEDGYGDASATILACSAPEGYVIDNTDCNDNEANAYPGNVEVCDGIDNDCDGQVDEGVKNTYYADTDGDGYGNVGASILACSAPEGYVSNNTDCNDNEAASYPGNVEVCDGIDNDCDGQVDEGVENTYYADSDGDGYGDAGSSILACSAPNGYVTDNTDCDDTEADAYPGNLEVCDGIDNDCDGQVDEGVKNTYYADTDGDGYGDASASILACSAPEGYVIDNTDCDDTEADAYPGNVEICDGIDNDCDGQVDEGVKNTYYADADGDGYGDVGNTQEACSQPAGYVTDSTDCDDTDANINPGEVEIPNNGTDENCDGTDASIWYQDLDDDGFGNPNISQQSNTRPAGYVGNNTDCNDNEAASYPGNVEVCDGIDNDCDGQVDEGVKNTYYADTDGDGYGDASASILACSAPEGYVIDNTDCDDNEADAYPGNLEICDGIDNDCDGQVDEGVKNTYYADTDGDGYGNVGASILACSAPEGYVIDNTDCDDTEADAYPGNLEICDGIDNDCDGQVDEGVENTYYADTDGDGYGDLGNTLEACSQPAGYVTDSTDCDDTDANINPGEVEIPNNGTDENCDGTDASIWYQDLDDDGFGNPNISQQSNTQPTGYVGNNTDCNDSESASYPGNVEVCDGIDNDCDGQVDEGVENTYYADTDGDGYGDLGNTLEACSQPAGYVTDNNDCDDTDANINPGEVEIPNNGIDENCDGIDASLWYQDLDGDGFGNPNISQQSNTQPTGYVGNNTDCNDSEAASYPGNVEVCDGIDNDCDGQVDEGVKNTYYADTDGDGYGDLGNTQEACSQPAGYVTDSTDCDDTDANINPGEVEIPNNGTDENCDGTDASLWYQDLDGDGFGNPNISQQSNTRPAGYVGNNTDCNDNESASYPGNVEVCDGIDNDCDGQVDEGVENTYYADTDGDGYGDVGNTQEACSQPAGYVTDNNDCDDTDANINPGEVEIPNNGTDENCDGIDASLWYQDLDGDGFGNPNISQQSNTRPAGYVGNNTDCNDNESASYPGNVEVCDGIDNDCDGQVDEGVENTYYADTDGDGYGDLGNTQEACSQPAGYVTDSTDCDDTDANINPGEVEIPNNGTDENCDGTDASLWYQDLDGDGFGNPDISQQSNTQPAGYVGNNTDCNDNESASYPGNLEVCDGIDNDCDGQVDEGVKNTYYADTDGDGYGDVGNTQEACSQPAGYVMDNNDCDDGDSSVNPGATEILDNGKDDDCNPTTLDSSASVDDDGDGFSENEGDCDDTKVTINPDATEIPDNGIDEDCDGSDLRTWYLDGDGDTYGDPGMSQTANSPPPGYVSDSTDCDDGDSTVYPGAMELCDGKDNDCTNGIPIDEIDTDSDGIPDCIDNCPNIANPNQEDSDGNNIGDACEGLNSEEFSLTEIFIKPNPFSSKITVLMPSNLNGELFTITLYDIRARMVVKLHTKCKNGVIQINNLDVFDQGVYLLKIASMDNKQYFKRLVKI; encoded by the coding sequence ATGAATAAAATTACATGCATTGGTCTTCTATTTTTTACTATATGGTCTAATGCTCAAAATTGTAATAGTAATACAACAGTTGTACCCAGTTATACGGCTAAAAACACGGAAGATCTGGAGTTGGTAACGAGCTCAATTTATGCCGGAGAATATGTAACGGTGACTAACATTTTAGAAGAAAAATATACGTTTACATCCGAGTACCTTAATAGTAACGATTTCATAACGATAAGAAACGCTTCCGGAAGTGTGGTTTTGGCCGAAAGTGTTTCACCTTTAACTTATACGTTCCAGTCAGCTGATATTCCCACGGGAGAAATTCGGGTAATCATCCACTTGAGTAATAGCTGTGATGGTGACAGTAATAACCATACCGTTAATTTACAAAAGGTACCAACTTGCTATAAACCCGAAGCCCCAAGGGTAAGCTACTTGTCCAACACAAGGTTGGATTTTTATTGGAGTGCGCCAAGTACTGGGCCAAGCCCTTCAAATTACGATTGGGAAATTGGTATAACCGGTTTTACCCCTGGAACAGGTAACCACGTGGCTAATGGATCGACAGGAGGGGTGTTGGAGGCTTCCTCAGGTGAAAATGCATTGATGGCAAACACCACTTATCAGGTGGCTATCCGCTCCAATTGTGGGTCAGAAGATTATAGCAACTGGTTAATTACACCAAATATAACAACATTATCAACAGACCCTCCATCGAATGACATTTGTAGTGGAGCGACACTTATAATCCAGGAAACGGGAAAGGCGATTGACGGTAGTGATGCCACCTCCGTACCTGGAAGCGTTTTGGGAGGAGCAGAGACCAACGAGGATGCTGAAATATGTAACGCCAAAAGTGCCAATGCTAGGGACGATGTTTGGTATAGGTTTTTGGCCCAAACGACCGATATTAATATTGCCTTGGATCCTTTATTTGATGGTAGGCTAAGTTTATTTTCGGGTGATTGCAATACACTATCACTTTTAGATTGTAGTGATGGTATAACCGGTACAGGAGACGAACAAATTACTTATAATAATTTAACCATTGGCCAAACCTATTATTTTAGGGTGTATTCACAGGGGTTTAAGGCGACCAACCCCAATTTCACATACAAACTATGGTCTTCACAATCCATAACCGATGGTGATGTTGATGGTTATTCAACAGACGGAGGGGATTGCGATGATTTTGAATCTACTGTTTACCCAGGAGCCCCTGAAATCTGTGATGGATTGGATAATGATTGTAACGGACAGATAGACGAAGGGCTAGCGAAGGTTGATTACTATCCCGATAACGATGGCGACGGCTATGGGGATTCGAGTGCCCCGGCTACGAGTGTGTGTTCGGCATTACAACCCGTCAACACGGTTACCAACAACACAGACTGTGACGATAATAATGCAGGCATCAATGTGCCAATCACTTACTATGTGGATGCTGATGGCGACGGTTTTGGCTCGACCACTACGGAAGATTTGTGTGAAACCTCGGCACCAGTGGGCTATTCCGAAAACAATACCGATTGCGATGACGGTGATGTTAACCTTAACCCGGATACGACTTGGTATGCCGATAGTGATGGCGATGGTTATGGCAACAATGCAGTTACCCTGACACAATGTGAACAGCCCGCCAACTATGTTTTGGATAATTCTGATTGTGATGATAGTGATGTTAACCTTAACCCGGATACGGTTTGGTATACCGATAGTGATGGCGATGGCTATGGTGATTTAAACGTTGCCCAACTGTCCTGTAATCAGCCATCAGGCTATGTTTCCAATAGTTTGGATTGTAACGATTCAAATATTAATATTAATCCCGATGCTGCTGAAGTTTGTGACGGTATTGATAATGATTGTGACGGTTTAATCGATGACGCCGATGACAGTATAGCTGGTCAAGACACTTGGTATGCCGACAATGATGGTGACGGCTATGGCGATTTAAACGTTACCCAACTGTCCTGTAATCAGCCATCAGGCTATGTTTCCAACAGTTTGGATTGTAACGATTCAGATATTAACATTAACCCCGATGCTGCTGAAGTTTGTGATGGTATTGATAATGATTGTGACGGTTTAATCGATGACGCCGATGGCAGTATAGCTGGTCAAGACACCTGGTATGCCGACAATGATGGTGACGGCTATGGCGATTTAAACGTTACCCAACTGTCCTGTAATCAGCCATCAGGCTATGTTTCCAACAGTTTGGATTGTAACGATTCAGATATTAACATTAACCCCGATGCTACTGAAGTTTGTGATGGTATTGATAATGATTGTGACGGTTTAATCGATGACGCCGATGGCAGTATAGCTGGTCAAGACACCTGGTATGCCGACAATGATGGTGACGGCTATGGCGATTTAAACGTTACCCAACTGTCCTGTAATCAGCCATCAGGCTATGTTTCCAACAGTTTGGATTGTAACGATTCAGATATTAACATTAACCCCGATGCTACTGAAGTTTGTGATGGTATTGATAATGATTGTGACGGTTTAATCGATGACGCCGATGGCAGTATAGCTGGTCAAGACATCTGGTATGCCGACAATGATGGTGACGGCTATGGCGATTTAAACGTTACCCAACTGTCATGTAATCAGCCATCAGGCTATGTTTCGAACAGTTTGGATTGTAACGATTCAGATATTAACATTAACCCCGATGCTACTGAAGTTTGTGATGGTATTGATAATGATTGTGACGGTTTAATCGATGACGCCGATGGCAGTATAGCTGGTCAAGACATCTGGTATGCCGACAATGATGGTGACGGCTATGGCGATTTAAACGTTACCCAACTGTCCTGTAATCAGGCATCAGGCTATGTTTCCAACAGTTTGGATTGTAACGATTCAGATATTAATGTTAACCCCGATGCTACTGAAGTTTGTGATGGTATCGACAATGATTGTGACGGTCAGATTGATGAAGGTGTTAAGAATACCTATTATGCCGATACAGATGGCGATGGTTATGGAGATGCCAGTGCTAGTATTTTAGCCTGTTCAGCACCAGAAGGTTATGTTAGCAATAACACAGATTGTAATGACAATGAAGCCAACGCTTACCCAGGTAATGTAGAAGTCTGTGATGGCATTGATAACGATTGTGATGGTCAGGTTGACGAGGGTGCAACAAACAACTATTATGCCGATAGTGATGGTGATGGTTATGGAAATGCCAGTGCTAGTATTTTAGCCTGTTCAGCACCTGAAGGATATGTCAGTAATAATACAGATTGTAATGACAATGAAGCCAACGCTTACCCAGGTAATGTAGAAGTCTGTGATGGCATAGATAACGATTGTGATGGTCAAGTTGATGAAGGCGTTAAGAATACCTATTATGCCGATAGTGATGGTGATGGCTACGGTGATTTTGGAAATAGTCAATTGTCCTGTAACCAACCGCTTGGTTACGTTTCTAACAGTTTAGATTGTAATGATGCAGATGTTAATATTAACCCTCTGGCTATTGAAATCTGTGATGGTATTGATAACGATTGTGATGGTTTGATTGATGATGCAGATGACAACATAACGGGACAGGATACTTGGTATGCTGATAACGATAATGACGGATATGGTGATTTTACCAATAGTTATTTGTCCTGCAATAAGCCCATAGGTTATGTTTCCAACAGTTTGGACTGCGATGATACGGATGCTAATATTAATCCCAACGCTACAGAAATATGTGATGGCATTGACAATGATTGTGACGGACAAATAGATGATGCGGATAATGATATTACCGGACAATATACCTGGTATGCCGATAGTGATAATGATGGTTATGGTGATTTTGAAAATAGTCAATTGTCCTGTATCCAACCCTTAGGTTACGTTTCTAACAGTTTGGACTGCAACGATACTGATGTTAATGTTAACCCTGCCGCTACAGAAATCTGTGATGGTATTGATAATAACTGCGACGGTCAGGTTGATGAAGATGTAAAAAACACCTATTATGCCGATACAGATGGCGATGGTTATGGAAATGCCAGTGCTAGTATTTTAGCCTGTTCAGCACCTGAAGGATATGTCAGTAATAATACTGATTGTAATGACAATGAAGCCAACGCTTACCCAGGTAATGTAGAAGTCTGTGATGGCATAGATAACGATTGTGATGGTCAGGTTGATGAAGGCGTTAAGAATACCTATTATGCCGATACTGATGGGGATGGTTACGGAGATTCTGGGTCTAGCATTTTGGCCTGTTCAGCGCCTAACGGTTATGTTAGTGATAATACAGACTGTGATGATACAGAAGTAGATGCGTACCCAGGTAATACCGAAGTTTGTGATGGCATTGATAATGATTGCGACGGTCAGGTTGACGAGGGTGTAACAAACACCTATTATGCTGATAGCGATGGCGATGGTTTCGGAGATGCAGGGTCTAGTATTTTGGCATGTTCAGCGCCTAATGGTTATGTTAGTGATAATACAGACTGTGATGATACAGAAGCTGACGCTTACCCAGGTAATTTAGAAGTCTGTGATGGCATTGATAACGACTGCGACGGTCAGGTTGACGAAGGTGTTGAGAACACCTATTATGCTGATACTGATGGCGATGGTTATGGCGATGCCAGTGCTAGTATTTTAGCATGTTCTGCACCTGCAGGTTATGTCAGTAATAATACGGACTGTGATGATACAGAAGCAGATGCGTACACTGGTAATGTAGAGGTTTGTGACGGTATCGATAACGACTGTGATGGTCAGGTTGACGAAGGCGTTAAGAATACCTATTATGCCGATACTGATGGGGATGGTTACGGAGACATGAATAACGCTCTAGAGGCATGTTCTCAACCAGCAGGATATGTTACGGACAGTACCGATTGCGATGATACTGATGCGAATATCAACCCGGGCGAGGTTGAAATCCCAAATAATGGTACAGATGAAAACTGTGATGGTACCGATGCTAGCTTATGGTACCAAGATTTGGATGGCGATGGTTTTGGAAACCCTAATATTAGTCAGCAGTCTAATACCCAGCCTGCAGGGTATGTTGGTAATAACACGGACTGTAATGACAATGAATCGGCATCTTACCCAGGTAATGTAGAAGTCTGTGATGGCATTGATAACGATTGTGACGGTCAGGTAGATGAAGGTGTTAAAAATACCTATTATGCAGACACTGATGGGGATGGTTATGGTGATGCCAGTGCTACTATTTTAGCCTGTTCAGCACCTGAAGGTTATGTTATTGACAATACAGATTGTAATGACAATGAAGCCAACGCTTACCCAGGTAATGTAGAAGTCTGTGATGGTATTGACAACGACTGTGATGGTCAGGTAGATGAAGGTGTTAAGAATACCTATTATGCCGACACTGATGAGGATGGTTATGGTGATGCCAGTGCTACTATTTTAGCCTGTTCAGCACCTGAAGGTTATGTTATTGACAATACAGATTGTAATGACAATGAAGCCAACGCTTACCCAGGTAATGTAGAAGTCTGTGATGGTATTGACAACGACTGTGATGGTCAGGTAGATGAAGGTGTTAAGAATACCTATTATGCAGATACAGATGGAGATGGCTACGGAAATGTTGGCGCTAGTATTCTGGCTTGTTCAGCACCAGAAGGTTATGTTAGCAATAATACAGACTGTAATGACAATGAAGCGGCATCTTATCCAGGTAATGTAGAAGTCTGTGATGGCATTGATAACGACTGTGATGGACAGGTTGACGAAGGTGTTGAGAATACGTATTATGCTGATAGTGATGGCGATGGTTATGGAGATGCAGGGTCTAGTATTTTGGCCTGTTCAGCACCTAATGGTTATGTTACTGATAATACAGACTGTGATGATACAGAAGCTGACGCTTACCCAGGTAATTTAGAAGTCTGTGATGGTATCGATAACGACTGCGACGGTCAGGTTGACGAAGGTGTCAAGAACACCTATTATGCTGATACTGATGGGGATGGTTATGGAGATGCCAGTGCTAGTATTTTAGCCTGTTCAGCACCTGAAGGTTATGTTATTGACAATACAGACTGTGATGATACAGAAGCTGACGCTTACCCTGGTAATGTAGAAATCTGTGACGGTATCGATAACGACTGCGACGGTCAGGTTGACGAAGGTGTCAAGAACACCTATTATGCTGATGCTGACGGGGATGGTTACGGTGATGTTGGGAACACTCAAGAGGCATGCTCACAACCAGCAGGATATGTTACGGACAGTACCGATTGCGATGATACTGATGCGAATATCAACCCGGGTGAGGTTGAAATCCCAAATAATGGTACAGATGAAAACTGTGATGGTACCGATGCCAGTATTTGGTATCAGGACCTGGACGATGATGGATTTGGAAACCCTAATATTAGTCAGCAGTCTAATACCCGGCCCGCGGGGTATGTTGGTAATAACACGGACTGTAATGACAATGAAGCGGCATCTTACCCAGGTAATGTAGAAGTCTGTGATGGCATTGATAACGACTGTGATGGTCAGGTAGATGAAGGCGTTAAAAATACCTATTATGCCGACACTGATGGGGATGGTTATGGTGATGCCAGTGCTAGTATTTTAGCCTGTTCAGCACCTGAAGGTTATGTTATTGACAATACAGACTGTGATGACAATGAAGCTGACGCTTACCCAGGTAATTTAGAAATCTGTGATGGTATCGATAACGACTGCGACGGTCAGGTTGATGAAGGTGTCAAGAATACCTATTATGCCGATACAGATGGAGATGGCTACGGAAATGTTGGCGCTAGTATTCTGGCTTGTTCAGCACCTGAAGGTTATGTTATTGACAATACAGACTGTGATGATACAGAAGCTGACGCTTACCCAGGTAATTTAGAAATCTGTGATGGTATCGATAACGACTGTGACGGTCAGGTTGACGAAGGTGTTGAGAATACGTATTATGCTGATACCGATGGTGACGGATACGGTGATTTGGGGAACACTCTAGAGGCATGTTCTCAACCAGCAGGATATGTTACGGACAGTACCGATTGCGATGATACTGATGCGAATATCAACCCGGGCGAGGTTGAAATCCCAAATAATGGTACAGATGAAAACTGTGATGGTACCGATGCCAGTATTTGGTATCAGGACCTGGACGATGATGGATTTGGAAACCCTAATATTAGTCAGCAGTCTAATACCCAGCCCACGGGGTATGTTGGTAATAATACAGACTGTAATGACAGTGAATCCGCATCTTACCCAGGTAATGTAGAAGTCTGTGATGGCATTGATAACGACTGTGATGGTCAGGTAGACGAAGGTGTTGAGAATACGTATTATGCCGATACCGATGGTGACGGATACGGTGATTTGGGGAACACTCTAGAGGCATGTTCTCAACCAGCAGGATATGTTACGGATAATAACGATTGTGATGATACTGATGCGAATATCAACCCGGGCGAGGTTGAAATCCCAAATAATGGTATAGATGAAAACTGTGATGGTATCGATGCTAGCTTATGGTACCAAGATTTGGATGGCGATGGTTTTGGAAACCCTAATATTAGTCAGCAGTCTAATACCCAGCCCACGGGGTATGTTGGTAATAATACAGACTGTAATGACAGTGAAGCGGCATCTTACCCAGGTAATGTAGAAGTCTGTGATGGCATTGATAACGACTGTGATGGTCAGGTTGATGAAGGTGTTAAAAATACCTATTATGCTGATACCGATGGTGACGGATACGGTGATTTGGGGAACACTCAAGAGGCATGCTCACAACCAGCAGGATATGTTACGGACAGTACCGATTGCGATGATACTGATGCGAATATCAACCCGGGCGAGGTTGAAATCCCAAATAATGGTACAGACGAAAACTGTGATGGTACCGATGCTAGTTTATGGTACCAAGATTTGGATGGCGATGGTTTTGGAAACCCTAATATTAGTCAGCAGTCTAATACCCGGCCTGCGGGGTATGTTGGTAATAACACGGACTGTAATGACAATGAATCGGCATCTTACCCAGGTAATGTAGAAGTCTGTGATGGTATCGATAACGACTGTGATGGTCAGGTAGACGAAGGTGTTGAGAATACGTATTATGCCGATACCGATGGTGACGGATACGGTGATGTGGGGAATACTCAAGAGGCGTGCTCGCAACCAGCAGGATATGTTACGGATAATAACGATTGTGATGATACTGATGCGAATATCAACCCGGGCGAGGTTGAAATCCCAAATAATGGTACAGATGAAAACTGTGATGGTATCGATGCTAGCTTATGGTACCAAGATTTGGATGGCGATGGTTTTGGAAACCCTAATATTAGTCAGCAGTCTAATACCCGGCCTGCGGGGTATGTTGGTAATAACACGGACTGTAATGACAATGAATCGGCATCTTACCCAGGTAATGTAGAAGTCTGTGATGGCATTGATAACGACTGTGATGGTCAGGTAGACGAAGGTGTTGAGAATACGTATTATGCTGATACCGATGGTGACGGATACGGTGATTTGGGGAACACTCAAGAGGCATGCTCACAACCAGCAGGATATGTTACGGACAGTACCGATTGCGATGATACTGATGCGAATATCAACCCGGGCGAGGTTGAAATCCCAAATAATGGTACCGATGAAAACTGTGATGGTACCGATGCTAGCTTATGGTACCAAGATTTGGATGGCGATGGTTTTGGAAACCCTGATATTAGTCAGCAGTCTAATACCCAGCCTGCGGGGTATGTTGGTAATAACACGGACTGTAATGACAATGAATCGGCATCTTACCCAGGTAATCTAGAAGTCTGTGATGGTATTGATAACGACTGCGACGGTCAGGTTGATGAAGGTGTCAAGAATACCTATTATGCCGATACTGATGGTGACGGATACGGTGATGTGGGGAATACTCAAGAGGCGTGCTCGCAACCAGCAGGATATGTTATGGATAATAACGATTGTGATGACGGTGATTCATCTGTAAACCCTGGAGCAACAGAGATATTGGACAATGGCAAAGACGACGACTGTAACCCAACGACCTTGGACAGTTCTGCTAGTGTGGATGATGATGGTGATGGGTTCTCTGAAAACGAGGGTGACTGTGATGACACCAAGGTTACTATCAACCCGGATGCAACAGAAATCCCAGACAACGGTATTGACGAGGACTGCGACGGTTCGGATTTAAGGACCTGGTACCTTGACGGCGACGGCGACACATATGGAGACCCTGGCATGAGCCAAACGGCAAACTCACCCCCGCCGGGCTATGTTTCGGACAGCACGGATTGTGACGATGGCGACAGTACCGTTTACCCGGGAGCCATGGAACTTTGTGACGGCAAGGACAACGACTGTACGAATGGAATACCTATTGATGAAATTGATACTGATAGTGATGGTATACCAGATTGTATAGATAATTGCCCTAATATAGCTAACCCTAATCAAGAAGATAGTGATGGTAATAATATTGGAGATGCCTGTGAAGGACTTAACTCAGAAGAGTTTAGTTTAACGGAAATATTTATCAAGCCTAATCCTTTCAGCTCTAAAATTACTGTTTTAATGCCTTCAAATCTTAATGGTGAATTATTTACAATAACATTATATGATATTAGAGCAAGGATGGTTGTAAAACTGCATACAAAATGTAAAAATGGAGTCATTCAAATTAATAATTTAGACGTTTTTGATCAAGGTGTGTATTTACTTAAAATAGCTTCAATGGATAATAAACAATACTTTAAGCGCTTAGTTAAAATATAG